In one Streptomyces sp. T12 genomic region, the following are encoded:
- a CDS encoding PLP-dependent cysteine synthase family protein → MQSLTKAANDSGRSALSGLVGNTPLLRVSEPLTPAGRGFWAKLEGFNPGGIKDRPGLHMVERARARGDLRPGGRIIESTSGTLGLGLALAGMVYGHPVTLVTDPGLELSMTRLLTAYGAQVNVVAEPHPTGGWQQARRERVRRLLEQHPGSWCPDQYNNPDNVAAYTPLALELASEMGHIDVLVCSVGTGGHSAGVSKVLRQLYPELTVVGVDTTGSTIFGQPARPRLMRGLGSSIYPRNVAYENFSEVHWVAPAEAVWTCRQLAASHYATGGWSVGAVALVAGWLARTMPADARIVAIFPDGPQRYLGTVYDDDYCTAHGLLGSPPAPEPELIGCLDEKEVTCWSRCTAVVDPLSLRGTGQDVAEDAAGAGSDSTEEGR, encoded by the coding sequence ATGCAGTCATTGACCAAGGCCGCGAACGACTCGGGCCGGTCCGCTCTGTCCGGACTGGTGGGCAACACCCCGCTGCTGCGGGTGTCGGAGCCACTGACCCCGGCCGGGCGCGGTTTCTGGGCGAAGCTCGAGGGGTTCAACCCCGGCGGCATCAAGGACCGTCCCGGGCTGCACATGGTGGAGCGCGCCCGGGCCCGCGGCGACCTGCGGCCCGGCGGACGGATCATCGAGTCCACGAGCGGAACCCTGGGCCTCGGACTGGCCCTGGCCGGCATGGTGTACGGCCATCCGGTCACCCTGGTCACCGATCCGGGGCTGGAGTTGTCCATGACCCGGCTGCTGACCGCGTACGGCGCCCAGGTCAACGTCGTCGCCGAGCCGCACCCCACAGGCGGCTGGCAGCAGGCCCGTCGTGAACGCGTCCGGCGGCTGCTGGAGCAACACCCCGGTTCCTGGTGCCCGGACCAGTACAACAACCCGGACAACGTCGCCGCCTACACCCCGCTGGCTCTCGAACTGGCCTCCGAGATGGGCCACATCGACGTGCTGGTGTGCAGTGTCGGCACCGGCGGCCACTCCGCGGGCGTCTCCAAGGTCCTGCGCCAGCTCTACCCGGAGCTGACCGTCGTCGGCGTGGACACGACCGGTTCGACGATCTTCGGCCAGCCCGCCCGGCCCCGCCTGATGCGCGGACTGGGCTCCAGCATCTACCCCCGCAACGTCGCCTACGAGAACTTCTCCGAGGTGCACTGGGTGGCCCCGGCCGAGGCGGTGTGGACATGCCGCCAACTGGCCGCCTCCCACTACGCCACCGGCGGATGGAGTGTCGGCGCGGTCGCGCTGGTGGCCGGCTGGCTGGCCCGGACGATGCCCGCGGACGCACGGATCGTCGCGATCTTCCCCGACGGCCCGCAGCGTTACCTGGGAACGGTCTACGACGACGACTACTGCACCGCCCACGGCTTGCTGGGCTCCCCGCCGGCGCCGGAACCGGAGCTGATCGGCTGCCTGGACGAGAAGGAGGTCACCTGCTGGAGCCGGTGCACCGCCGTGGTCGATCCCCTGTCCTTGCGGGGCACGGGACAAGACGTCGCCGAGGACGCTGCGGGCGCCGGGTCCGACTCCACGGAGGAGGGCCGGTGA
- a CDS encoding NAD(P)/FAD-dependent oxidoreductase, which yields MNSTAVAPRDTGVLVVGACQAGIQLACSLREYGYTAPITVVGAERHAPYQRPPLSKTLLHAETSPDAIALRSEAFYADHGIRLVLGERIIRVDRGDGGAGVAYAHSGRSFAFDRLALTVGARPRRLPVPGADLAGVHYLRDADDALALRAALAEAVDVLVIGGGFIGLEVAASARGLGCEVTVALADDRLLERAVGVPTSEFFLDAHIRRGVRVRLGAPPVRLLDDGHGRVRGAELPDGSVLTADLVVVGIGAVPRTELAEQLGLTVDNGIVVNEYGLASDGTTVAAGDCVACPPPVDLPDGPARIRFESVNTAIEQAKTAAALLADRPVPYWAVPWFWSDQYDLKLQVAGLSTGHDRYVVRGEPDTEKFAVLYYRGGHLVAGDFVNRPADFLAVRSALAVGRTIPPEAATDTTVPLKKLIADDPRQAVA from the coding sequence GTGAACAGCACCGCCGTCGCCCCGCGCGACACCGGCGTGCTCGTGGTGGGCGCCTGTCAGGCCGGCATCCAGCTGGCCTGTTCCCTCCGCGAGTACGGCTACACGGCCCCGATCACCGTGGTCGGCGCCGAACGGCACGCGCCCTACCAGCGTCCACCGCTCTCCAAGACCCTCCTGCACGCGGAGACGTCGCCCGACGCGATCGCACTGCGATCGGAGGCGTTCTACGCCGACCACGGCATCCGGCTGGTGCTCGGGGAACGCATCATCCGGGTCGACCGGGGCGACGGCGGTGCGGGGGTCGCGTACGCGCACTCCGGCCGTAGCTTCGCGTTCGACCGGCTCGCGCTCACCGTGGGCGCCCGCCCGCGCCGGCTGCCCGTCCCCGGTGCCGATCTGGCCGGCGTCCACTACCTCCGGGACGCCGACGACGCGCTCGCCCTGCGTGCGGCCTTGGCAGAGGCGGTCGACGTCCTGGTCATCGGCGGTGGCTTCATCGGACTCGAAGTCGCGGCCAGTGCCCGGGGGCTCGGCTGCGAGGTCACCGTCGCCCTCGCCGACGACCGACTGCTCGAACGTGCCGTAGGGGTCCCGACCAGCGAGTTCTTCCTCGACGCCCACATCCGGCGCGGGGTGCGAGTGCGCCTCGGAGCGCCGCCCGTACGCCTCCTGGACGACGGTCACGGGCGCGTCCGTGGCGCCGAACTCCCCGACGGCAGCGTGCTGACGGCCGATCTGGTGGTCGTCGGGATCGGCGCCGTGCCCCGCACCGAACTCGCCGAGCAGCTCGGACTGACCGTCGACAACGGCATCGTCGTCAACGAGTACGGCCTCGCCTCCGACGGCACCACGGTCGCCGCGGGCGACTGCGTCGCCTGCCCCCCGCCGGTGGACCTCCCCGACGGCCCGGCCCGGATCCGCTTCGAGTCGGTGAACACCGCCATCGAACAGGCGAAGACCGCCGCCGCCCTGCTCGCCGACAGGCCGGTCCCCTACTGGGCCGTGCCCTGGTTCTGGTCCGACCAGTACGACCTCAAACTCCAGGTCGCCGGCCTGTCGACCGGCCATGACCGGTACGTCGTACGCGGTGAGCCGGACACGGAGAAGTTCGCCGTCCTCTACTACCGCGGCGGACATCTGGTCGCCGGTGACTTCGTCAACCGGCCGGCCGACTTCCTCGCCGTACGCTCCGCCTTGGCCGTGGGCCGGACCATCCCGCCCGAAGCGGCCACTGACACCACGGTGCCGTTGAAGAAGCTCATCGCCGACGATCCCCGGCAGGCAGTGGCATGA
- a CDS encoding CbtA family protein: protein MNSAVVRTLLVRGMLAGLGAAVPALVFAYLVGEGPVDAAITFESANSHEHGEELVSRTMQSTAGLATGVLVFGVAVGGIAALAFCFALGRIGRFSARATAALTALAAFVLGYLVPMLKYPANPPAVGNPDTIGKRTALFFLMIVLTVLLGIAAVLIGRRLAPRWGNWNASTAAGLAFAAAVAVAMVFLPSGDNTPSGFPANDLWEFRLASIGVQVVLWAGFGLLFGYLAERVLEPRAPRNQAPTPVA from the coding sequence GTGAATTCCGCCGTCGTGCGCACCCTGCTGGTGCGCGGCATGCTCGCCGGCCTCGGCGCCGCGGTCCCGGCTCTGGTCTTCGCCTACCTGGTGGGCGAAGGGCCGGTGGACGCGGCGATCACCTTCGAGTCGGCCAACTCCCATGAGCACGGTGAGGAGTTGGTCAGCCGGACGATGCAGTCCACCGCCGGGCTGGCCACTGGGGTCCTGGTCTTCGGGGTGGCGGTCGGCGGGATCGCCGCCCTGGCCTTCTGTTTCGCGCTGGGGCGTATCGGCCGGTTCTCGGCTCGGGCCACCGCCGCCCTGACCGCACTGGCCGCGTTCGTCCTCGGGTACCTGGTGCCGATGCTCAAGTACCCGGCGAACCCGCCCGCGGTCGGCAACCCGGACACCATCGGCAAGCGCACCGCACTGTTCTTCCTGATGATCGTGCTCACTGTGCTGCTGGGCATCGCGGCCGTCCTGATCGGCCGCCGCCTGGCGCCCCGGTGGGGCAACTGGAACGCCTCCACCGCCGCGGGCCTGGCGTTCGCGGCGGCCGTCGCGGTCGCCATGGTGTTCCTGCCGTCCGGGGACAACACCCCGAGCGGTTTCCCCGCCAACGACCTGTGGGAGTTCCGGCTCGCCTCGATCGGCGTGCAGGTCGTGCTGTGGGCGGGCTTCGGCCTGCTCTTCGGGTACTTGGCCGAACGCGTCCTCGAACCGAGGGCGCCGAGGAACCAGGCGCCGACACCGGTCGCCTGA
- a CDS encoding 2Fe-2S iron-sulfur cluster-binding protein, whose translation MPKVTYVSDAGEVRVVDGLVGDSVMQTAVRNGVPGITGECGGVLSCATCHVFVDEADLDRLEPVSGLEDEMLDGTVVDRCPNSRLSCQIKLSEELGDLRVTTPEAQE comes from the coding sequence ATGCCCAAGGTCACTTATGTGTCCGACGCCGGTGAGGTCCGCGTCGTCGACGGCCTGGTCGGCGACTCTGTGATGCAGACTGCAGTCCGCAACGGCGTCCCCGGCATCACCGGCGAATGCGGCGGCGTCCTGTCCTGCGCCACCTGTCACGTCTTCGTGGACGAAGCCGACCTGGATCGGCTGGAACCGGTCAGTGGCCTGGAGGACGAGATGCTCGACGGCACGGTCGTCGACCGCTGCCCCAACTCCCGGCTGTCCTGCCAGATCAAGCTCTCCGAAGAGCTCGGCGATCTGCGCGTGACCACCCCGGAAGCCCAGGAGTAG
- a CDS encoding MBL fold metallo-hydrolase gives MTHNAEEDLVVVTSIDPVLDAQHPVPPGEFFDPPPGAGQDWQTAPPWFDGAGWIMPMGGFLLRSGDRTILVDAGLGPSIDIVETRGKLFDSLADLGVTPEQITDVVLTHLHLDHVGWVAPAGEPIFTHARHHCHRADYDWMRADPGSNPATARVTDTIHAVSDLLRLAEGERTEIADSVALRLFAGHTPGNCVGEIETGEARVLLLGDTAHHPVLLVEDGWTDRLDEDRAAAARARDRLAQEMERTGAIGLGAHFPGTQGGRIIRDKQGSRQWQPIPSNRIHTN, from the coding sequence ATGACACACAACGCCGAGGAGGACCTTGTGGTCGTTACCAGCATCGATCCCGTACTCGATGCTCAGCATCCCGTACCGCCGGGCGAATTCTTCGACCCGCCGCCCGGCGCGGGCCAAGATTGGCAGACCGCGCCGCCGTGGTTCGACGGGGCGGGCTGGATCATGCCGATGGGCGGTTTCCTGCTGCGATCGGGAGACCGGACGATCCTGGTCGACGCGGGACTGGGACCGAGCATCGATATCGTCGAAACGCGCGGAAAGCTGTTCGACTCGCTCGCCGATCTTGGCGTCACACCCGAGCAGATCACCGATGTCGTGCTCACCCACCTGCACTTGGACCACGTCGGCTGGGTCGCTCCTGCGGGTGAACCGATCTTCACTCACGCCCGGCACCACTGCCACCGCGCTGATTACGACTGGATGCGTGCTGATCCCGGCAGCAACCCTGCCACGGCCCGGGTGACCGATACCATCCATGCCGTTTCCGACCTTCTCCGCCTAGCCGAGGGGGAGCGAACGGAGATCGCGGATTCGGTCGCGCTGCGGCTGTTCGCCGGTCACACGCCCGGCAACTGCGTCGGCGAGATCGAGACCGGCGAAGCACGAGTATTGCTGCTGGGGGACACCGCGCATCACCCCGTACTCCTGGTCGAGGATGGGTGGACCGACCGCCTGGACGAAGATCGCGCCGCGGCGGCCAGGGCCCGCGACCGGCTCGCGCAAGAGATGGAACGTACCGGAGCTATCGGTCTCGGCGCACACTTCCCGGGGACCCAGGGCGGCCGCATCATCCGTGACAAGCAGGGCTCACGGCAGTGGCAGCCGATCCCGAGCAACCGAATCCACACGAACTGA
- a CDS encoding CbtB-domain containing protein, translating into MAQSTAAPAPTTKAAIAPLPLKSIAPWAVFFGVLMLVLLYFVGAEQGATSVLSGEGVHEWVHDARHLLGFPCH; encoded by the coding sequence ATGGCGCAGTCCACTGCCGCCCCTGCCCCCACCACCAAGGCTGCCATCGCACCACTGCCGCTCAAGTCGATCGCTCCGTGGGCGGTGTTCTTCGGCGTCCTGATGCTCGTCCTGCTGTACTTCGTGGGTGCCGAACAGGGCGCCACCTCCGTCCTCTCCGGTGAGGGCGTGCACGAGTGGGTGCACGACGCCCGCCATCTGCTCGGCTTCCCCTGCCACTGA
- a CDS encoding YbhB/YbcL family Raf kinase inhibitor-like protein, with the protein MSLIGKLLVNRRAGEQTLAWHRSNLAAAATFDITSPNFDHETTLPVRHVVKRLGGQNLSPALAWALPPAETAQLLLVVEDPDVPLRSPLVHAAALLDPAVTELPCNALDSSALDAGVQILRSSQGRGYQGPAPIKGHGPHRYAFQLFALAEPISTVAGKPVASAKPKAVLEAGQALARARIDGFYDRP; encoded by the coding sequence ATGTCTCTGATCGGCAAACTGCTTGTCAATCGGCGCGCCGGTGAACAGACCCTGGCCTGGCACCGATCGAATCTGGCCGCTGCGGCCACCTTCGACATCACCAGTCCCAATTTCGACCACGAAACCACGCTTCCTGTTCGGCATGTGGTGAAGAGACTCGGCGGGCAGAATCTTTCGCCGGCGCTGGCCTGGGCGCTGCCACCGGCCGAGACCGCGCAGTTGCTGCTCGTGGTCGAAGATCCCGACGTACCGCTGCGAAGCCCGCTGGTGCACGCGGCGGCACTGCTGGACCCCGCAGTGACCGAGCTACCGTGCAACGCACTTGATTCGAGCGCGCTCGACGCGGGCGTGCAGATCTTGCGGTCGAGCCAAGGGCGCGGCTATCAGGGCCCGGCACCGATCAAAGGTCATGGCCCGCACCGCTATGCGTTCCAGCTGTTCGCACTCGCCGAACCAATCTCCACAGTGGCAGGCAAACCGGTGGCCTCGGCGAAGCCGAAGGCTGTCCTGGAGGCTGGTCAGGCATTGGCCCGCGCACGGATTGACGGCTTCTACGATCGACCCTGA
- a CDS encoding HtaA domain-containing protein has translation MTAGPTALPGLRWSVKVPFLRYIARSPEGRCSVTDGASVVDEHMFLFSPDDASAFDAGTVTGLLKFRGDVRFAAHYGLLFLRIADPWLSVTGGAGTLTIAAPPGQSPERIPLTTLHLRTADPTDHADFCLGTHVRLTAQGSELFNGVYPVDEPFDDLTLLLTPSSTTALEKTP, from the coding sequence ATGACCGCCGGCCCGACCGCCCTGCCCGGACTGCGGTGGAGCGTCAAAGTCCCGTTCCTGCGCTACATCGCCCGCTCTCCAGAGGGCCGCTGCTCGGTCACCGACGGCGCCTCGGTCGTCGACGAGCACATGTTCCTCTTCAGCCCGGACGATGCGTCGGCATTCGACGCCGGTACGGTCACCGGCCTGCTGAAGTTCCGGGGAGACGTACGCTTCGCCGCCCACTACGGGCTGCTCTTCCTCCGCATCGCCGACCCCTGGCTGTCCGTCACCGGCGGCGCGGGAACCCTGACCATCGCGGCACCGCCCGGCCAGTCACCCGAGCGCATCCCCCTGACCACCCTCCACCTGCGGACCGCCGATCCGACGGACCACGCCGACTTTTGCCTCGGCACGCACGTCCGGCTGACTGCTCAGGGATCCGAACTCTTCAACGGGGTCTACCCCGTGGATGAACCGTTCGACGACCTGACCCTCCTCCTCACTCCGTCCTCCACAACCGCCCTGGAGAAGACACCATGA
- a CDS encoding zinc-binding dehydrogenase — translation MTKAAVQLKADGPVEFIEVDVRPPGAGEVRVRMAAAGLCHTDVQALYGGVASMTMPPPAVAGHEGAGVVTEVGPGVLGPAVGDHVILSALGHDGTCEFCTDDHPSLCLRSLQLADPRTGNGPALSVDGTPVTPFGPLGTFTEETIVPAECAIAIDKAMPLDLACLIGCAVSTGVGAVRNRVTVRPGDHVAVLGCGGVGLNIVQAARRAGAGSVIAVDVSEEKLAAATAFGATHVIDARHVQVPDAVRAVTGPFGAHFTFESTGLTDCMVQAVSAIRPGGTAVLLGMAPSSSALALDNIADIILQEKVITGSLMGSGYSARDFPVLVREYLEGTLKLDELITRRRPLAEINEAIADLKSGTGLRTVFTF, via the coding sequence ATGACCAAGGCAGCCGTGCAATTAAAGGCAGACGGCCCCGTCGAATTCATCGAGGTCGACGTCCGGCCGCCAGGTGCTGGAGAAGTCCGTGTCCGGATGGCCGCCGCCGGCCTGTGCCACACGGACGTGCAGGCCCTCTACGGCGGCGTCGCCAGCATGACCATGCCGCCACCGGCGGTCGCCGGACACGAGGGCGCCGGCGTGGTGACCGAGGTCGGCCCGGGCGTCTTGGGCCCCGCCGTCGGCGACCACGTGATCCTCTCCGCCTTGGGGCACGATGGCACGTGCGAGTTCTGTACGGACGATCATCCCTCGTTGTGCCTGCGGAGCCTTCAGCTGGCGGACCCGCGCACGGGGAACGGCCCCGCCCTGTCGGTCGACGGCACCCCGGTGACCCCCTTCGGCCCCCTCGGCACGTTCACCGAGGAGACGATCGTGCCCGCGGAATGCGCCATCGCCATCGACAAGGCCATGCCGCTGGACCTCGCGTGCCTCATCGGCTGCGCGGTCTCCACGGGAGTGGGTGCCGTCCGCAACCGGGTCACGGTACGGCCCGGCGACCACGTCGCGGTCCTCGGCTGCGGCGGAGTGGGCCTGAACATCGTCCAGGCGGCACGACGGGCGGGCGCCGGCAGCGTGATCGCGGTCGACGTCAGTGAGGAGAAGCTGGCGGCCGCGACCGCGTTCGGCGCGACCCACGTCATCGACGCCCGCCACGTGCAGGTACCCGACGCCGTCCGCGCCGTCACCGGCCCCTTCGGCGCCCACTTCACGTTCGAGAGCACCGGTCTGACGGACTGCATGGTGCAGGCCGTCTCCGCAATCCGCCCGGGCGGAACCGCGGTCCTCCTGGGCATGGCGCCCAGCTCCTCCGCACTCGCCCTTGACAACATCGCCGACATCATCCTCCAGGAGAAGGTGATCACCGGCTCGCTGATGGGCAGCGGCTACTCGGCCCGCGACTTCCCCGTTCTGGTGCGCGAGTACCTCGAAGGGACCCTCAAGCTCGACGAGCTCATCACCCGGCGTCGTCCCCTGGCCGAGATCAACGAGGCCATCGCCGACCTGAAGTCGGGCACCGGCCTGCGAACCGTCTTCACCTTCTGA
- a CDS encoding MFS transporter produces MKGLLTQVRSYERSVQLLMMNQFTINLGFYMLMPYLAAHLSGTLGLAGWVVGLVLGVRNFSQQGMFLVGGTLADRFGYKPMIVAGCVLRTVGFATLGLVDSLAALIAASAATGLAGALFNPAVRAYLAADAGERRVEAFALFNVFYQAGILLGPLVGMVLTGVDFRVTCLVAAGIFALLSVVQIRALPARRAEDAERQGGDRGQGMLAQWRGILGNRPFLLFSLAMIGSYVLSFQVYLALPLEVRRLGGDGEFGTAAVAVLFAVSGLSTILGQTRVTAWCKARYEPGQALVRGLVAMGLAFVPLLLATAVPVPESGIGLWLLAAVPPTLAALLLAVGTMIAYPFEMDTIVRLCGDRLVATHYGLYNTICGIGITVGNLGTGAVLDAARASGMPALPWIALFALGPACAAALYGLHRTGRLTAPRTCEPLPTTA; encoded by the coding sequence GTGAAGGGGCTCCTCACCCAGGTTCGGTCGTACGAACGCAGCGTCCAGCTGTTGATGATGAACCAGTTCACCATCAACCTCGGCTTCTACATGCTGATGCCCTACCTGGCCGCCCATCTGTCCGGCACCCTCGGGCTGGCCGGCTGGGTCGTGGGGCTCGTCCTCGGCGTACGCAACTTCAGCCAGCAGGGCATGTTCCTCGTCGGCGGGACGCTCGCCGACCGGTTCGGGTACAAGCCGATGATCGTGGCCGGGTGCGTGCTGCGCACCGTCGGGTTCGCGACGCTGGGGCTGGTGGACTCGCTCGCCGCGCTGATCGCCGCATCGGCGGCCACGGGACTGGCCGGCGCGCTGTTCAACCCCGCTGTACGGGCCTACCTGGCGGCGGACGCGGGGGAGCGCAGGGTCGAGGCGTTCGCGCTGTTCAACGTCTTCTACCAGGCGGGCATCCTGCTGGGCCCGCTGGTGGGCATGGTGCTGACCGGGGTGGACTTCCGCGTCACCTGCCTCGTCGCGGCCGGGATCTTCGCGCTGCTGAGCGTCGTACAGATCCGCGCGCTGCCCGCCCGGCGGGCCGAGGACGCCGAGCGGCAGGGGGGCGACCGCGGTCAGGGCATGCTCGCCCAGTGGCGCGGCATCCTCGGCAATCGGCCGTTCCTGCTCTTCTCCCTCGCCATGATCGGTTCGTACGTCCTGTCCTTCCAGGTCTATCTGGCGCTGCCGCTGGAGGTGCGCCGGCTCGGCGGGGACGGGGAGTTCGGCACGGCGGCGGTGGCGGTGCTCTTCGCGGTCTCCGGGCTGAGCACGATCCTCGGTCAGACACGGGTGACGGCGTGGTGCAAGGCGCGGTACGAGCCCGGGCAGGCGCTGGTGCGGGGGCTGGTGGCCATGGGGCTGGCCTTCGTTCCCCTGCTGCTTGCCACCGCCGTACCCGTACCGGAGTCCGGTATCGGGCTGTGGCTGCTCGCGGCGGTGCCGCCGACGCTCGCCGCACTGCTGCTGGCGGTGGGCACGATGATCGCCTACCCGTTCGAGATGGACACCATCGTCCGCCTCTGCGGTGACCGCCTGGTCGCCACGCACTACGGGCTGTACAACACGATCTGCGGCATCGGCATCACCGTCGGGAACCTGGGCACGGGCGCCGTGCTCGACGCCGCCCGCGCGTCCGGGATGCCCGCGCTGCCGTGGATCGCGCTGTTCGCGCTGGGGCCGGCGTGCGCGGCGGCCCTGTACGGCCTGCACCGCACCGGCCGTCTGACGGCGCCGCGCACTTGTGAGCCGCTGCCCACGACAGCCTGA
- a CDS encoding alcohol dehydrogenase catalytic domain-containing protein, whose protein sequence is MLAVVTQGNGTVEVTDAPKPTVVEPDDVIVKVSAAAVCGTDLHFVRHPFLPPTLTLGHEFIGTVVETGTQVHHVTEGQRVLSKMFVACGRCKPCRTANQPRCAEYRLFGGGILDGGQAEYVRVPRADFTLSELDASVSDQDALVLTDILPTAWEALVKTRFQSGATVGVVGSGPVGLLIAQLALARGAAAVYLVDLDQRRLKQAEKLGAVPVPGGESAAERVLELTGGNGVDVAIDAVGAIPAISTALACVALGGTVGLVGVLLDGDLPVTAQNLFGRQVTIVPVTGNPYAANDNLTTMITAGRIEPGIVIDHEAPLSAAAETYQSFMARDFVKTILRP, encoded by the coding sequence ATGCTCGCTGTCGTTACCCAGGGCAATGGCACCGTCGAAGTGACGGATGCTCCCAAGCCCACTGTCGTGGAACCCGATGACGTGATCGTCAAGGTGAGCGCGGCCGCCGTGTGCGGGACGGATCTGCACTTCGTCCGGCACCCGTTCCTGCCGCCCACCCTCACGCTGGGGCACGAGTTCATCGGCACCGTCGTCGAGACGGGCACCCAGGTACACCATGTGACCGAGGGGCAGCGGGTGCTGTCGAAGATGTTCGTCGCCTGCGGACGGTGCAAACCCTGCCGCACCGCGAACCAGCCCCGGTGCGCCGAATACCGGCTCTTCGGCGGAGGCATCCTCGACGGAGGCCAGGCCGAGTACGTCCGCGTCCCGCGCGCCGACTTCACACTCAGCGAACTCGACGCCTCCGTGTCCGACCAGGACGCGCTCGTCCTCACCGACATCCTCCCCACCGCCTGGGAGGCGCTCGTCAAGACCCGCTTCCAGAGCGGTGCGACCGTGGGCGTCGTCGGCTCCGGCCCGGTCGGCCTCCTCATCGCGCAACTGGCCCTCGCCCGCGGCGCGGCCGCCGTCTACCTCGTGGACCTGGACCAGCGTCGCCTGAAGCAGGCGGAGAAGCTCGGCGCGGTGCCGGTGCCCGGCGGTGAGAGTGCCGCCGAACGCGTTCTCGAACTGACCGGTGGGAACGGCGTCGACGTGGCCATCGACGCCGTCGGCGCCATCCCTGCGATCAGCACCGCCCTGGCGTGTGTGGCCCTCGGCGGCACCGTCGGTCTCGTCGGTGTCCTGCTCGACGGCGACCTGCCGGTCACCGCGCAGAACCTGTTCGGACGCCAGGTGACCATCGTGCCGGTCACCGGCAACCCGTACGCGGCCAACGACAACCTCACCACCATGATCACCGCGGGGAGGATCGAGCCGGGCATCGTCATCGACCACGAAGCCCCCCTGTCCGCCGCCGCCGAGACCTACCAGTCGTTCATGGCACGCGACTTCGTCAAGACCATTCTGCGGCCCTGA
- a CDS encoding DUF2795 domain-containing protein: MQRGSDRLSVHRDDEMKHELQGLLRSGHPTRTEEWHDPEPSADDDPEVAGGPVGWPGPSTASLATVRLELARILGRSAFPATTRELIVALRRGYAPDALVEPLERLPRSSRYANVQELAEALTGAERSTGRRNA, encoded by the coding sequence ATGCAGCGAGGCAGTGACCGGCTGAGCGTCCACCGTGACGACGAGATGAAGCACGAACTGCAGGGGCTGCTGCGGTCCGGGCACCCCACCCGGACCGAGGAGTGGCACGACCCGGAGCCATCGGCCGACGACGACCCCGAGGTCGCCGGCGGGCCGGTGGGGTGGCCGGGGCCCTCCACGGCATCGCTGGCGACGGTCCGGCTGGAGCTGGCGCGGATTCTGGGCCGTAGCGCCTTCCCGGCGACCACCCGGGAGCTGATCGTCGCGCTGCGCCGTGGGTACGCGCCCGACGCCCTGGTCGAGCCGTTGGAGCGGCTGCCGCGTTCGTCGCGCTACGCCAACGTCCAGGAACTGGCCGAGGCCCTGACCGGGGCCGAGCGGTCCACGGGGCGGAGGAACGCATAG
- a CDS encoding aldo/keto reductase: MKTVRLGQSGLEMSGVILGMMTYGDPEQGYPSWTIGLDEARPFVRRAYEAGITTFDTSNVYSSGTSEEILGTLTRELGPREEFQIATKVYGHQRPSRNGSGLSRVAIMHEIDASLRRLGTDYVDLYQIHAFDPNTPNEETMEALHDVVKAGKARYIGACNLLMWQLALMQNAADRHGWTKFVSNQLHYNLLARELEREVAPYAEATGMGILPWSPLARGRLTRPWGSEGSGREANDTLSPQLYTRDEESHKRVVTAVQEVAEARGVPMAQVAVSWVANKSPVAAPIVGATKERHIDDAVAGLELELTTEEITKLEAANTLVRNGII, encoded by the coding sequence GTGAAAACTGTCCGACTGGGCCAGAGCGGCCTGGAGATGAGCGGCGTCATCCTGGGCATGATGACCTACGGTGACCCCGAGCAGGGCTACCCGTCGTGGACCATCGGCCTCGATGAGGCCCGTCCGTTCGTCCGCCGCGCCTACGAGGCGGGTATCACGACCTTCGACACCTCCAACGTATATTCCAGCGGCACAAGTGAGGAAATCCTGGGCACGCTGACCAGAGAGTTGGGTCCGCGCGAAGAGTTCCAGATCGCGACGAAGGTGTACGGGCATCAGCGCCCGTCTCGCAACGGCTCCGGCCTGAGCCGGGTCGCCATCATGCACGAGATCGACGCCTCGCTGCGCCGCCTCGGTACCGACTACGTCGACCTTTATCAAATCCATGCTTTCGATCCGAATACACCGAACGAAGAGACGATGGAAGCACTGCACGACGTGGTCAAGGCTGGCAAAGCCCGCTATATAGGCGCATGCAATCTCCTGATGTGGCAGCTCGCGCTCATGCAGAACGCGGCAGACCGACACGGGTGGACCAAGTTCGTGTCGAATCAGCTGCACTACAACTTGCTGGCGCGGGAGCTGGAACGCGAGGTCGCGCCCTATGCCGAAGCCACAGGCATGGGAATTCTGCCCTGGAGCCCGCTCGCACGCGGACGGCTCACCCGGCCGTGGGGCTCGGAAGGGTCCGGGCGTGAAGCCAACGACACACTGTCTCCACAGCTGTATACCCGCGACGAGGAATCGCACAAGCGGGTCGTGACCGCTGTGCAGGAAGTCGCCGAGGCTCGCGGGGTGCCGATGGCGCAGGTCGCGGTGTCCTGGGTGGCGAATAAATCCCCGGTGGCCGCGCCGATTGTGGGTGCCACGAAGGAACGCCATATCGACGACGCCGTCGCCGGTCTCGAACTCGAACTCACCACCGAGGAGATCACCAAGCTCGAAGCGGCGAACACCTTGGTCCGCAACGGAATCATCTGA